One window of the Vigna radiata var. radiata cultivar VC1973A chromosome 1, Vradiata_ver6, whole genome shotgun sequence genome contains the following:
- the LOC106774641 gene encoding protein ROOT PRIMORDIUM DEFECTIVE 1, translating to MRGFACRASNFLKRNLDNLPYNPNFNFFREFAQSTAIPKKQLRVRDHGYDNYMEVEKKTRKVLKFQSIILAEPTQSLPISRLENLARRFGFTRYEAGAFVLKFPHVFEIFEHPVQRILFCRLTRKAILQIQQERQALAEQIPRAVTRLRKLLLMTNEGRLRLEHVRIARSAFGLPDDFENSVVLRYPQFFRLIDAKETRMKYIEVVERDPRLSTCAIEEVREREYRERGGDAEDVRFSFIIDFPPGFKIGKYFRIAMWKWQRLPYWSPYEDVSGYDLRSIEAQKRMEKRAVATIHELLSLTVEKKITLERIAHFRMAMNLPKRLKDFLLQHQGIFYVSTRGNQGKLHTVFLREAYRKGELTEPNELYLARRKLAELVLLSPRKAKVDKELVGYRRSRLEDEMGQVTRTYVEDACEDFKGENGVGLDKDAEDDLTSDIGSDVDLGDEGDDFIDSASLQRTS from the coding sequence atGCGAGGCTTCGCCTGTCGAGCCTCCAACTTTCTCAAGCGCAATCTCGATAATTTACCTTATAACCCTAATTTCAACTTCTTTAGAGAATTCGCGCAATCCACCGCAATCCCCAAAAAGCAACTTAGGGTTCGTGACCACGGCTACGACAACTACATGGAAGTGGAGAAGAAAACGCGCAAGGTCCTCAAATTTCAGAGCATCATCCTCGCCGAGCCCACCCAATCGCTCCCAATCTCGCGCCTCGAAAACCTCGCGCGCCGCTTCGGTTTCACGCGCTACGAGGCTGGTGCGTTCGTCCTCAAGTTCCCGCACGTCTTCGAAATCTTTGAGCATCCAGTCCAGCGCATTCTCTTCTGCCGCCTCACCCGCAAAGCCATCCTCCAGATTCAGCAGGAGCGCCAGGCGCTCGCGGAACAGATTCCACGCGCCGTCACGCGGCTTCGGAAGCTTCTGCTGATGACGAACGAAGGCAGGCTCCGCCTCGAGCATGTGCGCATCGCACGCTCCGCCTTCGGGCTTCCCGACGACTTCGAAAACTCCGTGGTTCTGAGGTACCCTCAGTTTTTCCGTTTGATTGATGCAAAGGAAACTAGGATGAAGTACATTGAGGTTGTGGAGAGAGACCCTAGGTTATCAACTTGTGCGATTGAGGAGGTTAGGGAGAGGGAGTATAGAGAGAGAGGTGGTGATGCTGAGGATGttagattttcttttatcattgaTTTTCCACCTGGTTTTAAGATAGGTAAGTATTTTAGGATTGCAATGTGGAAGTGGCAGAGGCTTCCTTATTGGTCCCCGTATGAGGATGTTTCTGGGTATGATTTGAGGTCCATTGAGGCGCAGAAGAGGATGGAGAAGAGAGCTGTTGCCACCATTCATGAGTTGTTGTCGTTGACTGTGGAGAAGAAAATTACATTGGAGCGGATTGCACATTTCCGGATGGCGATGAACCTGCCCAAGAGGTTGAAGGATTTCCTGCTCCAGCACCAAGGTATTTTCTATGTCTCCACTAGGGGGAATCAGGGGAAGCTTCACACTGTTTTCCTTAGGGAGGCGTATAGAAAAGGCGAGCTTACTGAGCCGAATGAGTTGTATTTGGCACGGAGGAAGCTAGCTGAGCTTGTGCTGTTGAGTCCAAGGAAAGCCAAGGTTGATAAGGAGTTGGTTGGGTACAGGAGAAGCAGGTTAGAGGACGAAATGGGGCAGGTAACGAGGACATATGTGGAGGATGCCTGTGAAGACTTTAAGGGGGAAAATGGTGTGGGGCTGGATAAAGATGCAGAGGATGATTTGACGTCAGATATAGGTTCTGATGTTGATTTAGGAGATGAGGGTGATGATTTTATCGATAGTGCATCACTGCAAAGGACATCATAG